GCCCCAGTGCTCGCCGAGCCAGGCCGCGAGCCGCCGGCCCTCGTGGCGACCGGCGGCGACGCCACGTACGGCGAACTCGACGGCCCACGTGACGGGGAGGTTGGCCGCGATGAACCCCGGCTCCGGCCATTCCATCGACGCGAGGAGTTCGTCGTCCCCCTCTTCGCGGGACCGGCTGAACGCCCGGGCGAGCTCCCGCGCGGTGCGCAGTGCGGGCCCGACCTCGTAGGTGTCCCAGAAGGGGCGGGACTCGGGGCACAGGACGTAGGGCAGCGCCAGGGTGTTGCGCAGCATCTGCTCCGCCACCCCCTGGCCGAAAGGGACGAACTCGAGGATGGCCCGGAGTTGTCGGGCCGCGTCGGCCTCGTGCCCCTCGACGAGCCGGATCAGGGCCTCGACCGCGCCGACCTGGCCGGTGATGATCGGGCTCGGCTGCTCGCCGACAGCGCCGCCGGCGATGGCGAGCCCGGCGTGGGCTCCTTCGACATCACCGGCGAACGCGCACATGCAGGCCGACCACGCCCCGGCGATGAACCGATCCCGGGCGCCGTGCCGGTTGGTCATGCCGACGGGCGGCTGGGCGATGGCCTGTTCGGGTCGCCCCGCCCACCACAGACACTGCGACTCGGTCACCAGCGCGCCGGGGATCGGGATGGGGAGCGACTCGAGGTCGCGGGGCACCCGGTCGAGGGCCTCCTGGGGTCGACCCAGGTTGAAGAGGGCGTGGGCGATCAGGTGGTCGCGGGTGATCCGCCAGATCGGCGGGAGGGTCGATGCGGGCACGGCTTCGAGCGCCGCGAGTTGGAGGTCGGGCCGTCCGATCGACAGGGCGCGCCACGCATCGCCGAAGCCGAGGAACGGCAGGGCCGGCGGATGGTGCCCGGCGAGCGACCGCGCCCGGTCCACGACCGCCTCGAGCCGATCGGGATCACCGATGATGCGGGCCGCGTAGCCGAGCTGCATCAGCGCCGTCAGCTCCAGGTCGGGATCACCGGCCGTCTCGAAGCTGCGGGCGGCGCGGTCGAGGAGGTCCCAGGCTCGAGACGACGTGGGATCGTGCTCGCGCTCGATCAAGCCGTCGATCAGGACGACGATCGGCTCGTCGACCCGGTCGGCGGGAACGAGGATCCGCCAGCGCTGCAACTGCTCGGCTCGCAGACCCCCGTCGACGCCGTCTCGCACCGCGGCGGCCAGGCTCGCGGCGACGTCGTCCCAGTCGTCGACGAGACGGGCGAGGTCGATGGCCGGGTCGATGGCGCCCCGGGCCCGGTGCACGGCCGCTGCCGCGAGCGCGATGCGGCGCCGTTCGCCGGGGTCGAGCTCGTCGACGAGCAGCTCGGCCCACAGATCGTGGAGCTGGGCCCGGTCGCCGTCCCATCGCACGAGCGGGAGGTCGTCGACCAGCTCGGTGAGCGGTTGGTCGGCGACAGCCCGGGCGATCTCGTCGTCGCCCCCCCGGACCAGGGCGAACGCGGCGAGCGCCCGTCGCCGTTCGGGTGCGATCGCTCGCAGCGCCTCCTCCTCGAGATAGCGGCGCGAGCGGGCCTCGGATCCCGTGGCCGCGAGCTCGATGAACGCGGGCCAGCCCTCGGCGCCTTCGAGCACCTCGACGTCGATACTGCGCCGGTTGGCGAAGTCGATCTGCTCGGCCGGCGTCATCAGCAGGTCGTCCTGGGTCAGCTCCAGCAGCTGACCGGCCGCATCGAGGCGGGCGGTGTCGATGCCGGGTCGCCGACGCCCGGCGAGCAGGACGTGGCCGTTGGCGGGGAGTCGTTCGAGCAGCTCCTCGACGACATCATGGTCGTCGATCACGTGGGTGTCGTCGAGTGCGATGCAGACGTGGAGCGGCGACCGGGCCAGCACCAGCTCGGTGATCGTGGCGAGTGGGTCGGCGTCGGCTCGCGGCTCGACACCGAGGGCGGCCGCAGTGGCGGCCAGCAGTTCGGCGCCGAGCCGGGACGGCACCCGATCGGCCGGAGTGCACGAGTGGAGCACGTCGAGATGGTCGATGGTCGCGTCGATCGCCTGGCGGACGACCGTCGTCTTGCCCGCCCCGCCGCCTCCGACGACCAGCGTCAGGCGGCGCTCGAATCGCCCTTCCAGCCGGTCGACCAGCCGTCGGCGCTCGATCAACGGCCGCTGCACCGATGCGGGGTTGCGCTCGAGGACCATGTCCGGACAGTAGCGATGTCGCGTCAGCGCGATGTCAGCGACCGGTTCGCTGACGCTTCGCTGGCGGCCTGTCCCTACCTTCGTCGTCATGCGCCGCCGACCCAGAACCACCGCCCTCCGTCTCGCCCTCGTGGTCGCCGTTGCCGTGGCCTTCGGCGGGCCGTTCTCCGCCGTCGCCGTCGCCCAGGACTCCACCGACCCGTGGACGGTCGCCCTCGACTGGGATCAGATCGCCGTCCTCGTCGCCGATGTGCAGCGCGACAGCATTCCGGTGGGAGAGCTGGAGCCGCAGGCCGTCTTCGGCGGCGAGGTCGCCGGCGACGGAGGGGTGACGACCGAGATGACGATCGGGCAGAAGCGCTATCTGTTCCCGGGCGCTGCGGTCACGTCGGGTCTGGCGGCCCTGTTGGAGCTCGACGACCTCCCCGACGGGGTGACGATCCACTCGGCCGGCCTCGAGAACTACTTCTCCACCTCGTCGACCACCAACGTCGTGGTCGCGACGGTGCCCCGCGGCACCCTCGACTGCGGACCGAACGAATACGCCGAGCTGGCGGTGTTCGAGCTCTACCCGGGCACCTCGACGGTCGCGGCGAACCCGGCGATCCCGAACGATCCCGGGGTCGGGGCGAGCAGCGCCTACTCGGTCGTCTGTGCCGACGGAGAGACGACACCCTTCTTCGGAATCGCCAACAAGGGTGCGCTCCAGCAGTTCGCCCCGGGTGTCGGGATCGTCGAGGTGAACCTCGAGGACCGCGACGCCTACGTCTTCGTCTCTCCCCGCGACGTCGATCTGCGGGTGGCCCAGAGCGCCGCGGCCGATCTCACGGTTCC
This is a stretch of genomic DNA from Acidimicrobiales bacterium. It encodes these proteins:
- a CDS encoding BTAD domain-containing putative transcriptional regulator; amino-acid sequence: MVLERNPASVQRPLIERRRLVDRLEGRFERRLTLVVGGGGAGKTTVVRQAIDATIDHLDVLHSCTPADRVPSRLGAELLAATAAALGVEPRADADPLATITELVLARSPLHVCIALDDTHVIDDHDVVEELLERLPANGHVLLAGRRRPGIDTARLDAAGQLLELTQDDLLMTPAEQIDFANRRSIDVEVLEGAEGWPAFIELAATGSEARSRRYLEEEALRAIAPERRRALAAFALVRGGDDEIARAVADQPLTELVDDLPLVRWDGDRAQLHDLWAELLVDELDPGERRRIALAAAAVHRARGAIDPAIDLARLVDDWDDVAASLAAAVRDGVDGGLRAEQLQRWRILVPADRVDEPIVVLIDGLIEREHDPTSSRAWDLLDRAARSFETAGDPDLELTALMQLGYAARIIGDPDRLEAVVDRARSLAGHHPPALPFLGFGDAWRALSIGRPDLQLAALEAVPASTLPPIWRITRDHLIAHALFNLGRPQEALDRVPRDLESLPIPIPGALVTESQCLWWAGRPEQAIAQPPVGMTNRHGARDRFIAGAWSACMCAFAGDVEGAHAGLAIAGGAVGEQPSPIITGQVGAVEALIRLVEGHEADAARQLRAILEFVPFGQGVAEQMLRNTLALPYVLCPESRPFWDTYEVGPALRTARELARAFSRSREEGDDELLASMEWPEPGFIAANLPVTWAVEFAVRGVAAGRHEGRRLAAWLGEHWGDPARTALRSWLDDAALGAVAREVLAATPTPPDSNLAVRLLGQCTTLVDGSPTADPNWRRERVRALLVALVMRPNTTREQLAGALWPDVAMDRAAKNLRTTLSYLHGVLEPRRPPGDATWFIRIDGSSVALSPTLDVDLWRFRELLDAADAAEREGRPNAALPLMLEALDLWRGDLAEDLDLELLDLERIHLRSRFVRASCRAAELLVASRRPNEAIAVARPALDVDRWNERSYLALADAYEAIGDHTSARAVLERGEATIGMPLGQSRTPRLAT